The Archocentrus centrarchus isolate MPI-CPG fArcCen1 chromosome 7, fArcCen1, whole genome shotgun sequence genome window below encodes:
- the LOC115783782 gene encoding MAGUK p55 subfamily member 4-like, with product MRFPVSCRLLAAPASVYGDENHSFRAVVCVIPITERLIRSQTTMYVRAMTDHSPQQDPTIPCAHAGMIFRRGDILEIVDQTDTLWWQAKKLPSSTACAGLIPSTSLLKRLLQTIFSARQIHR from the exons ATGCGCTTCCCTGTAAGCTGtcgtttactagcggcgcccgcgtcagtatacggggacgaaaatcactcttttcgtgcagtggtGTGTGTGATTCCCATCACAGAAAGGCTGATCCGCAGTCAGACCACG aTGTATGTGCGGGCAATGACCGACCACAGCCCTCAGCAGGACCCGACCATCCCCTGCGCCCACGCCGGCATGATCTTCAGAAGAGGTGACATCCTGGAGATCGTGGATCAGACAGACACTCTGTGGTGGCAGGCAAAGAAACTCCCAAGCAGCACGGCATGTGCCGGCCTCATTCCCTCCACCAGCCTGCTCAAACG TCTCCTACAAACCATCTTttcggccagacagatccacagatga